The genomic interval ACCGACTCCTCGCCGCCAGAGCCATCGCAGAGAACATCCTCGCAACCCTGTGAACAGGGCAGTTCTGGGGTCGTCGGCCGTACTGGGTGCGTCCGTTCTGTGGGGAACCACCGGAACCGTCGCGTCCTTCGCCCCGTCGATCGGTGCCCTCGCCGTCGGCGCGGCGGCGATGGGCATCGGCGGTCTGCTCCAGGCGGCACTGAACGTCGCCGCTCTCCGCCGCGCTTGCGCAGCGCTGACGGCCCGATGGGCAGTGGTGCTCTCGGGAGGTCTGTGCGTGGCGATCTACCCGCTGGCGTTCTACTCCTCGATGCGCGTCGGAGGCATCGCGGTGGGAACTGCGGTGTCTCTGGGCTCTGCTCCGCTGGCCTCGGCTGTCATCGACCGCGTACTCGACCGGACTCACCTCACCCGCGCGTGGATCGTCGCCGCGGCTCTGGGGATAGGCGGGACAATGTTGATGAGCAGCGGCGTCCACTCGCCCGGCGATACCTCCGCCGCTGCCGGGATCGGTCTCGGACTGGTCGCCGGACTCACCTACGCCGGCTACTCCCGATCACTCCGGGAGCTGATGAACGGGGGCATCGGTCGCGGCGCATCGACAGGGGCCGTCTTCGGCGTCGGCGGTATCGCCTTGCTCCCGATCGTCCTGGCCTCGGCGTTCACCTCGGATCTGTCAGCACGACCCCTCACGGTGATCGCCTACCTCGCGATCGTTCCCATGTTCGGCGGCTACATCCTGTTCAGTCACGGTCTCGCCAGGATCGACGCCGCCACTGCCACGACGCTCACACTCAGCGAACCCGTGTTCGCTACCGCTCTCGCGGTGATCGTCGTCGGTGAACGACCCACCATCGCGGGATGGATCGGTATCGCGTTGATCATGGCCGGACTCGCCGTCCTGATGGGTACGGCTCGGCCGGCACCACCGC from Rhodococcus sp. NBC_00297 carries:
- a CDS encoding DMT family transporter; this translates as MNRAVLGSSAVLGASVLWGTTGTVASFAPSIGALAVGAAAMGIGGLLQAALNVAALRRACAALTARWAVVLSGGLCVAIYPLAFYSSMRVGGIAVGTAVSLGSAPLASAVIDRVLDRTHLTRAWIVAAALGIGGTMLMSSGVHSPGDTSAAAGIGLGLVAGLTYAGYSRSLRELMNGGIGRGASTGAVFGVGGIALLPIVLASAFTSDLSARPLTVIAYLAIVPMFGGYILFSHGLARIDAATATTLTLSEPVFATALAVIVVGERPTIAGWIGIALIMAGLAVLMGTARPAPPHTRSTANTFGNIDNRRQYSRSVS